From the genome of Alicyclobacillus sp. SO9:
TTACAAATCACGTTGACCAATGGCAGCGATGCTGCGATTGCCTATGAATCGACTGTCTGGGCTGGCATGAAAGATAAATACTTGGCGATTTCAGGTCGACTGTTTGCCATAGGACTCATTAGCATGGGGATTGCAGAGGCCGTCGGCGGAAGCCTTGCAAACTGGTCCTGGTCTTCGATTTACGTGGCTTTCACTATTGCCAATGTTTTGTCTTTCATTGCTGTGTTGTTTATCCGTGAACCGTGGGAGGCTCGCATAGGTGCGAATGAAACGCGGCTGTCGGCACTGACCATCACAGTAGAGGCTGTGCGTTTTGCCCGACGCAGCAAAGCCTTTGCCAAATGGATTGTCTTTAGTACGATTCTTTCCGGCTTTACGGCCACTTTTTCCTTCTATGGACAGTCCCTGCTCCTGCACGCAGGGTGGAGCCTAATCGGTCTTGGCGTCTTGACGGGGGCGGAAAACGGAATTGGCGCAATTGTAAGTTGGATGACGCACCGGATTGTTCGCCGCTTCAGTGAACCTGCCACGATGACGGCGTCCGGCATATTGGCCAGTATTGGACTCCTGGCCTTTGCCTGGATTCCCGGCATGTTGTCCGGCGCAGGCTACCTGTTGGGCTCCGCCGCAGACAACCTGTCTTATCCCTTGATAGACCAAGGTCTCAATCGCATCGTTCCATCCGCGCAGCGTGCAACCCTTTTGTCTGCACATTCCACTGGATTCTCACTGTTCATGATTGCAGGGTTTCCACTGTTTGGAGCCGTTGCACAAAAAATCGGACTGGTTCACACGGCTTATTTGGTCAGCATAGTTGGTGCCGTCTGCATTCTCGGTGTCACATGGTGGTGGCGACGGGAATAGCGCCGTGCTCTCATTCACTGCCAGTCTCGAACCGAATGCTCGAAGGTCTATATCCCAAAGGAAATTGTGTCCGACCAGATGTGTTAATTAAAGGAATGTATCAATTTGCCCTTAGCATTGTAGCCCTGAATGTTTCTAAGTCCATACGTAGTTCCTGATTGGGGCTGGAGTTGAACGTAACTATACGCGTGGTCTTTGACGGGCACGGTGACCCTCTGTCCACTCTGCAGAGTGATAACTATCTGCGTGATGGCGAAATCGGGTACTACTCCGCTCCACCACATGAACTGATTCTTACGATTCGGAAGACCGCCGCCGTAACCAATGTGTTGGAAGTATTTATTGAATGTGTACCTAAGGAGCGACTGGGCTGTAATTGTTATGTCGGGCGACATAGATTTCATAACCAGTTCCCAGTTACCATTGGCCGCTTTTTGTGCGATGACATCCGCGACATGTTTTTGATTGTGTTTCAGATACGTACAAAATACAAAAGCGTAGTTGCCTTTGATCTCACTCCAGCGAATCACCAAGTGCGAAATGCTTGATGCAGCTTTGGAGGTCGACAATGCACCGTTGGGGCCTGTGGCGGAAGACTGCTCGCTCCCTGCTGTTGTACCGGAACTCGAGGAACTTCCGGCCGGCACAGTCACACTGCTGCTTGAATTTGAAGAGGAATGATAAGCAAAAAAATCGACGAGCATTTTCCGGAACTGAGGCGTATCCACGGGTGTTGGTATCACACTTCCACCAGGCCCGGCTTCGGTTTCGGTAAACATCGAATTGATTCTGCGAATTGCCCGTTGCTTATGGTAATACATGGTTCCTCCTACAACCGCGCCCAGCACAAGCACCGCTGCCCCGACCGTCAATGCCGTCTGTTTCCAACGTCGGAATCGCTCAAAATGACCTCTGCTGCGGCCTCTGCCGAAGCGCTGGTCTCTGGCCCGTGCCAATACCCGCATCCTTCGGTCCTCGGTCAACTCATGCGCAGGAAGAGATTGTATCTGTTCTTTCAGCTTATCGTCAAAGCTCACTAGCCAACACCTCCTTTTGCACTCGTTCCCCCAATTTCATTACGGCCCGGCGATACCTGGCTTTAGCGGTCACTTCAGGGATGTTCAAGACGCGGGCGATTTCTCTGAACGACATCTCCTGGTGCAATCTCAGTATCACTACTTCGCGTTGCGGGCGCTTCAGGGTCAGGACTGTTCTCCAGAGAGCATGACCTGTAATCGCCTCGATGGCACTCTCTTCTGCAGAAGCTGAGACGTCTGAAGCGTACTCCCGAAGCTGGTGATGTCCCACTGGAATGACTCGACGAATGAATGCAGATTTAAAATGGTCCTTACACCGATTTCGAGCAATCACAAACAACCATGTCTTATAGGACGACTTTCCTTGAAAAGAATCCAAGTGCTCATATGCACTAATAAAGACGTCTTGGGTCAGGTCATCAGCCGCAGTCACGCTGCCTGCAGTCGCATAGATGTAGCTCCAAATCCCGCTCCAATACTTTGTCATCAGCATATCTAAAACCGCATCGCTGTCACGATCCGCTCCGATGGGTTTTCACCCCTTCCGCCTGACTCTTCTTTTTATAGACGACACAGACCTTTGTTTGGATACACAATTTGCATCACTGTATAAATGTACATGAATAATCGAAAATCCCCCGGCAGACCTATACCGGAGGATAAACTGGGTTGCTCAGGTTATCAACTCGCAGCCGCACAAAGGACTGGCGTCTGCTCATCGAGATCGTCGACGCTTCATTCGTTCTCTTGTATCTTCATTCCTATGTTCGCCTCATATAGGCACGTACTGTGAGCGGTGCAAATATAGCCACAACAACGGCTGCGCCAAGAAGGGAAATGGATAAATCCGATCCAATCGATCCGGTATTCGTAAGGTCCCTCACCGCCGTCACCAAATGTGAGATTGGATTAATGTCCACGAACCACTGCAACCAGTGCGGCATGGTCTTCACAGGTACAAAGGCGTTGGATAAGAACGTGAGCGGAAACAAAATCATCATAGAAATGCCCTGCACACTCGAAGCGGTTCTGGCGATGACACCAAAGAAAGCGAAGATCCAGCTCATTGCCCATGAGCAGACAATAACAAGGATGCCTGCAACCACCACATGCCCCAAGCCGCCGTTGGGACGATAGCCCATCACATATCCCATGGAAAATGTGAGTGTTGTTGCAATGGCATATCGAACTGTGTCAGCCAACAATGCTCCCGCCAACGGTGAAATCCGTGCAATTGGCAGTGACTTAAACCTGTCAAACACGCCCTTATCCATGTCCTCTCGGAGTTGCACACCCGTTACGACGGAAGTTGTAATGACGGTTTGTACAAGGATTCCAGGAATAATCACAGGCAAGTAGCTTTGTACGTTTCCTGAAATCGCACCACCAAAGATATAAGTAAACATTACGGTGAAGATAATCGGTACAAATGTGACATCGAACAACTGTTCCGGCGTGCGCTTAATCTTTAGCAGTCCCCGGTAGGCCATGGTAAATGAGTGACGCAATGACAGCCCAAAACTTGCATGGTTTTTTAGTTTCCGGTCTCGTACAGGAACAATCCGCTGCGTGGTCTGCGTCGTCACGATAAAATCACCCCTTTGTCACTGGCTTCATCCGAACTCTTCTTCTCGTCTTCAACCCCGTGACCGGTAATACTTAGGAACACTTCATCCAGTGTTGGCTTTTGTACGCTCATCTCAGTCAAACGAATTCCTTCTTTACGAAGGGTAATCAATAAGTCAGCAACCCTGTCAGCGTCTTTCATGGGTGCCGTGATTCTCCCTGTGTCCGCATTGACAATAGCTGTGACACCCAACACATCGTAAACCGCTTGGCTGACTCGCTCCAGATGGGCGCTGTCCTCCACGTGGAGTTGTAGCGATGAGTCGCCAATGGAAGCCTTCAGTTCGTCGGCGGTGCCTTCGGCGACGACGCGACCGTGATCGATGACAGCAATTCTGTCTGCAAGTTGGTCGGCTTCGTCCAAATACTGGGTCGTTAACAATACGGTCGATCCGTTTTTCACAAGTTGCCGGATAGTCCCCCACATTTGTGCGCGTGTTCTCGGATCAAGACCAGTGGTCGGCTCATCCAGAAAGATGAGCGGAGGTTGCGCAATCAAACTCGCAGCCAAATCCAGCCGACGTCTCATACCGCCGGAGAATTTTTTCAGCGGACGCCGGGCCGCTTCCGTTAACCCAAACTCCTCCAGCAACTCTGCCGCTTTCTTCC
Proteins encoded in this window:
- a CDS encoding ABC transporter permease produces the protein MTTQTTQRIVPVRDRKLKNHASFGLSLRHSFTMAYRGLLKIKRTPEQLFDVTFVPIIFTVMFTYIFGGAISGNVQSYLPVIIPGILVQTVITTSVVTGVQLREDMDKGVFDRFKSLPIARISPLAGALLADTVRYAIATTLTFSMGYVMGYRPNGGLGHVVVAGILVIVCSWAMSWIFAFFGVIARTASSVQGISMMILFPLTFLSNAFVPVKTMPHWLQWFVDINPISHLVTAVRDLTNTGSIGSDLSISLLGAAVVVAIFAPLTVRAYMRRT
- a CDS encoding MFS transporter; amino-acid sequence: MTQPNDSSKLSRKLTRAQIGRKNIAVLYTYSGISHLWFDGGLWVVYFQHKGLSLFQVGLLEAVLHLVAVASDVPIGIFADKIGWKRSLGLSTVAGIIYTVLCLSSASIWLFVAAFAARGLQITLTNGSDAAIAYESTVWAGMKDKYLAISGRLFAIGLISMGIAEAVGGSLANWSWSSIYVAFTIANVLSFIAVLFIREPWEARIGANETRLSALTITVEAVRFARRSKAFAKWIVFSTILSGFTATFSFYGQSLLLHAGWSLIGLGVLTGAENGIGAIVSWMTHRIVRRFSEPATMTASGILASIGLLAFAWIPGMLSGAGYLLGSAADNLSYPLIDQGLNRIVPSAQRATLLSAHSTGFSLFMIAGFPLFGAVAQKIGLVHTAYLVSIVGAVCILGVTWWWRRE
- a CDS encoding RNA polymerase sigma factor; this encodes MLMTKYWSGIWSYIYATAGSVTAADDLTQDVFISAYEHLDSFQGKSSYKTWLFVIARNRCKDHFKSAFIRRVIPVGHHQLREYASDVSASAEESAIEAITGHALWRTVLTLKRPQREVVILRLHQEMSFREIARVLNIPEVTAKARYRRAVMKLGERVQKEVLASEL
- a CDS encoding ATP-binding cassette domain-containing protein, giving the protein MHEKQTGIDKTTLAVEANGLVKVFGTNRAVDGVDLKVKAGTIYGVLGPNGAGKTTTIRMLTTLLRPDGGSAKIFGHDVLKEPHVVRQLIGVTGQYASVDETLSATENLVLFSRLLGLGRKEARKKAAELLEEFGLTEAARRPLKKFSGGMRRRLDLAASLIAQPPLIFLDEPTTGLDPRTRAQMWGTIRQLVKNGSTVLLTTQYLDEADQLADRIAVIDHGRVVAEGTADELKASIGDSSLQLHVEDSAHLERVSQAVYDVLGVTAIVNADTGRITAPMKDADRVADLLITLRKEGIRLTEMSVQKPTLDEVFLSITGHGVEDEKKSSDEASDKGVILS